A window from Nitrosopumilus adriaticus encodes these proteins:
- a CDS encoding 7-carboxy-7-deazaguanine synthase QueE — MKVRLFEIFTSVEGEGILYGTKTLFVRLAGCPFTCFYCDTKESLPLDSGTEYSIEEANQLIDTNLKNQTYKVNFTGGDPLIQHQAVALLAKHIQDKKIPTYLESSCFDIDRFNHVLPFIDIVKIEFKTKDSDFVDSQHYEKLIGHTMKCLKSSIQAKKTTYIKIVVSSKTKLEEFKELTNEIFKIVSKDDIDGFIIQPTYGVSEPSLELLLNLYDIVYPHYIEVKVVPQLHKFIGAP; from the coding sequence TTGAAAGTAAGATTATTTGAAATATTTACATCAGTTGAAGGAGAAGGAATTCTTTATGGGACAAAGACTCTGTTTGTTAGACTTGCAGGATGTCCTTTTACCTGTTTTTATTGTGACACTAAAGAATCTCTTCCACTTGACTCTGGAACGGAATATTCAATCGAAGAAGCAAATCAACTAATTGATACGAATCTTAAAAACCAAACTTACAAAGTAAATTTCACTGGAGGTGATCCACTAATTCAACATCAGGCCGTAGCTTTACTTGCAAAACATATCCAAGATAAAAAAATTCCTACATATCTTGAATCTTCATGTTTTGATATTGATAGATTCAATCATGTGTTACCGTTTATTGATATTGTTAAAATTGAATTTAAAACAAAAGATTCTGATTTTGTAGATTCTCAACACTATGAAAAATTAATTGGACATACAATGAAATGTCTAAAATCATCAATACAAGCAAAAAAAACAACATATATCAAAATTGTTGTTAGCTCTAAGACAAAGCTAGAGGAATTTAAAGAATTAACCAATGAAATTTTTAAAATTGTTTCTAAAGATGATATAGATGGATTTATCATTCAACCAACATATGGTGTTTCTGAGCCATCATTGGAACTACTATTGAATTTGTATGATATTGTATATCCACATTATATTGAAGTAAAGGTTGTTCCTCAATTACACAAATTTATTGGAGCTCCATAG
- a CDS encoding helix-turn-helix transcriptional regulator, translating into MNPEIVPIHRKEFLREDGMLFVRTEGILETMVKAPLIIASLIVVALAMPIQTSFSSTRILDITVYSDGSAHISSQLEVDPLDPDFEVNLFGPSIDNFVAVGENGFLLSSEIIDNKVTIDTFGTSSITIDYDIHDLISKEGRVWTFSLNSPTDYSLLMPANSIIVGMNALPSNMVIVNDQTQLELSTGLSEINYILGTSNPPVTNPPVTNPPVTNPPVTNTEESTADIFTLSVIGVSITAAVVGAIFMVKRKAKSSSAIQNEITESKIKSNSNDPETIFNLRPEMREDDKEIIKFISQNGGQVLESDLRKKFLQPRTTMWRAVKRLERQGVIEISKKDLQNLVKLKTELEEEE; encoded by the coding sequence ATGAATCCCGAAATCGTACCAATTCATAGAAAAGAGTTTCTTAGAGAAGATGGAATGCTTTTTGTAAGGACTGAGGGTATCCTCGAAACAATGGTTAAAGCACCTTTGATAATTGCTAGCTTAATCGTTGTCGCATTAGCGATGCCTATTCAGACCTCATTCAGCTCTACTCGAATTTTAGATATTACAGTTTATTCAGATGGTTCTGCGCATATATCATCACAATTAGAGGTGGATCCTTTAGATCCAGATTTTGAGGTTAATCTATTTGGTCCCTCCATTGATAATTTTGTAGCAGTTGGCGAAAATGGTTTTTTATTATCTAGTGAAATAATTGATAATAAAGTAACAATCGATACTTTTGGAACATCTTCTATTACAATTGATTATGACATTCATGACTTAATTTCCAAAGAAGGAAGAGTTTGGACTTTTTCCCTTAATTCACCAACTGATTATTCATTATTAATGCCAGCAAACTCAATAATTGTTGGTATGAATGCATTGCCATCAAATATGGTTATTGTAAATGATCAAACTCAGTTAGAACTAAGTACTGGATTATCGGAAATTAATTATATTCTTGGTACCTCAAACCCACCAGTAACAAACCCACCAGTAACAAACCCACCAGTAACAAACCCACCAGTAACAAATACTGAAGAGTCTACTGCTGATATTTTTACACTTTCAGTTATTGGTGTATCCATTACTGCAGCTGTAGTTGGAGCAATTTTTATGGTTAAAAGAAAAGCAAAATCATCTTCAGCTATTCAAAACGAAATCACTGAATCTAAAATAAAATCTAATTCTAATGATCCTGAAACAATTTTCAATCTAAGACCTGAAATGCGTGAGGATGATAAAGAAATTATTAAATTCATTTCTCAAAATGGTGGTCAGGTTTTAGAAAGTGATTTAAGAAAAAAATTCCTTCAACCAAGAACTACTATGTGGAGAGCAGTTAAACGACTAGAAAGACAAGGAGTGATTGAAATTTCTAAAAAAGACTTACAAAACCTAGTTAAACTAAAAACAGAATTGGAGGAAGAAGAATGA
- a CDS encoding Snf7 family protein: MPNLSKDWSKQPKPTISEKINETIKPKGALKPRVQDGIKKIQIQIKKLDTMLKNLQERDAKLFQRIVDATQKHDTQTTKVLGNELAEVRKVTKILSGARIALEQIELRLTTCSDLGDTVVAIMPTMGLMKNLKSSLGKIMPGAEQEIGQMAEMLGGFMTDSFSGDSAFGIDATTSAESESILKEAAAVAESTTGQMFPSVPTGTQEATTTSSKFY, encoded by the coding sequence ATGCCTAATTTATCTAAAGATTGGTCAAAGCAACCAAAGCCTACTATATCTGAAAAAATTAATGAGACGATCAAGCCTAAGGGTGCATTAAAACCAAGAGTTCAAGATGGAATAAAAAAAATTCAAATTCAAATTAAAAAATTAGATACAATGTTAAAAAATTTACAAGAACGTGATGCAAAACTATTTCAAAGAATTGTAGATGCAACACAAAAACATGATACCCAAACAACCAAAGTTCTAGGAAATGAACTGGCTGAAGTAAGAAAAGTTACTAAAATTTTGAGTGGTGCTAGAATAGCATTAGAGCAAATTGAATTACGGCTAACTACATGTAGTGATCTCGGAGATACAGTAGTTGCAATAATGCCAACTATGGGTCTGATGAAAAATCTAAAATCATCACTTGGAAAAATCATGCCCGGTGCTGAACAAGAAATTGGTCAAATGGCAGAAATGCTTGGAGGATTTATGACAGATAGTTTCTCAGGAGATTCAGCATTTGGAATAGATGCAACTACTAGTGCAGAGTCTGAGAGCATCCTAAAAGAAGCTGCTGCTGTTGCAGAAAGTACTACAGGTCAGATGTTCCCTTCAGTTCCTACTGGTACTCAAGAAGCAACTACAACAAGTTCAAAATTCTATTAA
- a CDS encoding winged helix-turn-helix domain-containing protein has translation MSKQQYRSEMGIMGDILDVTADGGRNGIIVSAISRKANLSHYAVLDKCEKLVEAGLVESVKNDRNRVFLITEKGLQFFQEFKRFQGLVESMNLRY, from the coding sequence ATGTCAAAACAACAATACAGGTCCGAAATGGGCATAATGGGTGATATCTTAGACGTTACCGCCGATGGGGGTCGTAATGGAATCATTGTATCTGCAATATCTCGCAAAGCCAACCTATCTCACTACGCAGTACTAGACAAATGTGAGAAACTGGTAGAAGCAGGCTTAGTCGAATCCGTCAAAAATGATAGGAATAGAGTCTTTTTGATTACCGAAAAAGGACTTCAATTTTTCCAGGAATTTAAGAGGTTTCAGGGATTAGTAGAAAGCATGAATCTAAGGTATTGA
- the folE gene encoding GTP cyclohydrolase I FolE, which produces MDKERVEKLVRELIIEIGEDPTREGLRETPDRIANMYKEIFEGYDSDSELSVQFSEDSDVVIARDIQFYSMCEHHMLPFFGKIHIAYSPNGRVFGISKLVRLVEKYSKRLQIQERLTKNIADELFAQGVKGVVVLADAEHLCMKMRGVRNDATLSSSAFRGIYEKKEEKAGIMTLIRKRASDSSF; this is translated from the coding sequence ATGGACAAAGAACGTGTAGAAAAACTAGTTAGAGAACTAATTATTGAAATTGGTGAAGATCCTACACGTGAGGGCCTACGAGAAACTCCCGACAGAATTGCAAATATGTACAAAGAAATCTTTGAAGGATATGACTCTGATTCAGAATTATCCGTACAATTTTCAGAAGATTCTGATGTTGTAATTGCTCGTGATATTCAATTTTATTCGATGTGCGAACACCACATGTTGCCATTTTTCGGAAAAATTCACATTGCTTATTCTCCAAATGGAAGAGTATTTGGAATTTCAAAACTTGTTAGATTGGTTGAAAAATACTCAAAGAGATTACAAATTCAGGAACGATTAACAAAGAATATTGCAGATGAATTGTTCGCTCAAGGTGTTAAAGGCGTAGTTGTTTTAGCTGATGCAGAACATCTATGTATGAAAATGCGTGGTGTTAGAAATGACGCAACACTTTCTTCGTCAGCATTTAGAGGAATTTATGAGAAGAAAGAAGAAAAAGCTGGAATAATGACACTCATTAGAAAACGTGCCTCAGACTCTTCTTTCTAA
- a CDS encoding hemerythrin domain-containing protein — translation MSATNQLRADHDQVRRLEKIVFKCSAELYKGTKIPFSDLTKITMVISEFIDTIHHSREEDSYFPCVASYDTLKEEIRKFMIEHEFGRNIARQISHHLKRWKNGEDAQEPVSRYLRTYAIFLNDHLNKENKFFDDAEANVLSKEEEIEMYEQYRSVFAIVKKVDEMIAEIDYLENQPWAKN, via the coding sequence TTGAGTGCTACAAATCAACTACGTGCTGATCATGATCAAGTTCGTCGTCTAGAAAAAATTGTATTCAAATGTTCTGCTGAACTCTATAAAGGCACCAAAATTCCATTTTCAGACCTGACAAAAATTACCATGGTGATTTCAGAATTCATAGATACTATCCATCACTCTAGGGAAGAAGATTCGTATTTCCCATGTGTTGCAAGCTATGATACTCTAAAAGAAGAAATTCGAAAATTTATGATAGAACATGAATTTGGAAGAAATATTGCACGACAAATATCACACCATCTAAAAAGATGGAAAAATGGTGAAGATGCCCAAGAACCTGTATCGAGATATTTGAGAACCTATGCTATTTTCTTAAATGATCATCTAAACAAAGAAAACAAATTTTTTGATGATGCAGAAGCTAATGTATTATCCAAAGAAGAAGAAATTGAAATGTATGAGCAATACAGATCTGTCTTTGCAATAGTAAAAAAGGTAGATGAAATGATTGCAGAGATTGATTATTTAGAAAATCAACCTTGGGCTAAAAATTAA
- a CDS encoding lysylphosphatidylglycerol synthase transmembrane domain-containing protein → MNWRIVAIPVTLIPIFIIAIQFDIQIDDVLAIGIFPFVGAVIAMLIKLGLQGIKFAYITRKYLGNFDSFLKLVGVRVGSEFIKFTTPMFVGAEFVVIYYLHKKGVNPAKSAWIAIMDIVTEVFAAGLLSIMAGIIALLNGAYVVGAVILATSIIITSLWMVMFFLSSKHTFQVPKILENLVKRFGKDKGEKAIDKTNLWMNEVCTMSRENLKTPESKKIFTISFLFSVVSWSFYGISFMIIAMGTGYVISAFDSIMAVMGANAIGNLPITIGGSGLAEFGIVAYLNNLDPFAFEVPEGIVAWDAVIGWRIATYYVPIVITWLLLVKLALSKISKPSES, encoded by the coding sequence ATGAACTGGAGAATAGTTGCCATTCCTGTTACCTTAATTCCTATTTTCATTATTGCCATTCAATTTGATATTCAAATAGATGATGTTCTGGCAATTGGGATCTTTCCGTTTGTTGGTGCAGTAATAGCTATGTTGATCAAATTAGGATTACAGGGAATCAAATTTGCATATATCACAAGGAAATATCTTGGAAATTTTGATTCATTTTTAAAATTAGTGGGTGTTAGAGTAGGAAGTGAATTTATCAAATTTACAACCCCTATGTTTGTTGGAGCAGAATTTGTTGTAATCTATTATTTGCATAAGAAAGGAGTTAATCCTGCAAAATCAGCATGGATTGCAATTATGGATATTGTAACTGAAGTTTTTGCAGCCGGTTTGTTATCTATAATGGCAGGAATTATTGCATTACTTAATGGTGCATATGTTGTAGGAGCTGTAATTTTAGCTACTAGTATTATTATTACATCTTTATGGATGGTCATGTTCTTTCTTTCATCTAAACATACATTCCAAGTTCCAAAAATTCTAGAAAATCTTGTAAAAAGGTTTGGAAAAGACAAGGGTGAAAAAGCTATTGATAAAACAAATCTTTGGATGAATGAAGTATGTACAATGAGTCGAGAAAATCTAAAAACTCCTGAATCTAAAAAAATCTTTACAATTTCATTTTTATTTTCAGTTGTATCTTGGTCATTTTATGGAATTTCATTTATGATTATTGCAATGGGAACTGGTTATGTGATTAGTGCATTTGATTCTATAATGGCAGTAATGGGTGCAAATGCAATTGGTAACTTGCCAATAACTATAGGTGGATCTGGTTTAGCTGAATTTGGAATTGTTGCCTATTTGAATAACTTGGATCCTTTTGCTTTTGAAGTACCAGAAGGAATAGTTGCTTGGGATGCAGTTATTGGTTGGAGAATTGCAACTTATTATGTACCAATTGTGATTACCTGGTTGCTTTTAGTCAAATTAGCCTTGAGTAAAATATCAAAACCTTCTGAATCATAG
- a CDS encoding SDR family NAD(P)-dependent oxidoreductase has translation MNFKNKVVLITGASSGIGKESAIEFAKLGANIILVARRKDKLEQIASELKKFHVLTLVCQCDVSKKDQVKEMSQLIFEKFDSVDVLVNNAGFAIYGSVSDLSIHDIESQMETNYFGMVYCIKEFLPSMLKNKSGHIVNVASVAASFGLPGIASYCASKFAMLGFSEGLKHELKDTGVGLTVVSPIMVRTNFFDHSSFEKMPKYSPTSLDPKTVAKSIIKAANSSRLEIVVPSVVRGAIWLKSSFPFFINPIIGKSFKKQLDSTKKN, from the coding sequence ATGAATTTCAAAAATAAGGTCGTTTTAATCACAGGTGCATCATCTGGAATTGGTAAAGAATCTGCAATAGAGTTTGCCAAATTGGGAGCTAACATAATTTTAGTTGCCAGAAGAAAAGATAAACTAGAGCAAATTGCAAGTGAATTAAAAAAATTTCATGTATTGACATTAGTTTGTCAGTGTGATGTTTCAAAAAAAGATCAAGTCAAAGAAATGTCACAATTAATCTTTGAAAAATTTGATTCTGTTGATGTTTTGGTAAACAATGCTGGATTTGCCATATATGGCTCTGTTTCTGATCTTTCAATTCATGATATAGAATCTCAAATGGAGACAAATTATTTTGGTATGGTATATTGTATCAAAGAGTTTCTCCCATCGATGTTAAAGAACAAATCTGGGCATATAGTTAACGTTGCTTCTGTTGCTGCAAGCTTTGGTTTACCTGGAATTGCTTCGTATTGTGCATCTAAATTTGCAATGTTAGGATTTTCTGAAGGTCTTAAACATGAATTAAAAGATACTGGGGTGGGGCTTACTGTTGTAAGTCCAATAATGGTAAGAACTAACTTTTTTGATCATTCATCCTTTGAAAAAATGCCAAAATATTCACCTACATCACTTGATCCTAAAACTGTAGCAAAATCAATTATCAAAGCTGCAAATTCTTCAAGATTGGAAATTGTTGTGCCATCAGTGGTACGTGGTGCTATATGGCTAAAAAGTTCATTCCCATTTTTCATAAATCCAATAATAGGAAAATCTTTCAAAAAGCAATTGGATTCAACAAAGAAGAATTAA
- a CDS encoding 3'(2'),5'-bisphosphate nucleotidase CysQ family protein yields the protein MKDIPITDKLPELEIAIKAVEKASKAILEIYQKDFKSFTKSDDSPITEADIKSNDIIKEILSQTDHPILSEEDNDDLNRLSADTIWIVDPLDGTSDFIDKTGEFTVMIGLIKNKKPILGVIGWPTEKTLFIAQKGRGAFRHSNDEWRKISVTKVSDLSKCRAVGSRHHLSEKEKSFIKKLGIEAFTSIGSSLKVGKISSGEAEAYITTTNKMKEWDSAASYCIISEAGGKMTDMSGNEITYNNKEVYHQNGILVTNGLVHDKIIEEFKKLE from the coding sequence TTGAAAGACATTCCAATTACAGATAAGCTTCCCGAATTAGAAATAGCTATCAAGGCTGTTGAAAAGGCAAGTAAAGCAATTTTAGAAATTTATCAGAAAGATTTTAAATCTTTTACAAAAAGTGATGATTCACCAATTACAGAGGCAGATATCAAAAGTAACGATATCATTAAAGAGATTTTATCCCAAACGGATCATCCTATATTATCTGAAGAAGATAATGATGATCTTAATAGATTATCAGCAGATACCATTTGGATAGTAGATCCACTTGATGGAACTTCTGATTTTATTGATAAAACAGGTGAATTTACAGTTATGATTGGATTGATTAAAAATAAAAAACCAATTCTTGGGGTGATTGGTTGGCCAACAGAAAAAACATTATTTATTGCACAAAAAGGAAGAGGAGCCTTTAGACATTCTAATGATGAATGGAGAAAAATTTCTGTAACTAAAGTTTCAGATCTTTCAAAATGCAGAGCAGTGGGATCAAGACATCATTTGTCAGAAAAGGAAAAATCATTTATCAAAAAATTAGGTATTGAAGCTTTTACTAGTATTGGTAGCTCATTAAAAGTAGGAAAAATTAGTTCGGGAGAAGCTGAAGCATACATTACTACTACAAATAAAATGAAAGAGTGGGATTCTGCAGCTTCATATTGTATAATTTCAGAAGCTGGAGGAAAAATGACAGATATGTCCGGAAATGAAATAACATACAACAACAAAGAGGTTTATCACCAAAATGGAATTTTAGTAACAAATGGATTAGTTCATGATAAAATTATTGAAGAATTTAAAAAATTAGAGTAG
- the cysC gene encoding adenylyl-sulfate kinase: protein MKPFVLWMTGLPCSGKTTIVKDLQNDIPNLAMLDGDELREWFSPKDFSKAGRDEHNKKVAHLAKLLLNHGVPSVVSLVSPYSENRKNAREIIDAGNQFAEVYVKCSLAKCEERDVKGMYAKARKGEIKGFTGIDDPYEAPENADLVIDTENEPLSDSASKVKDFLKERNLL from the coding sequence ATGAAGCCTTTTGTTCTTTGGATGACTGGTCTACCTTGTTCAGGAAAGACTACCATCGTAAAAGATTTGCAAAATGATATTCCAAATTTGGCAATGCTTGATGGAGATGAACTTCGAGAATGGTTCTCTCCAAAAGATTTTTCAAAAGCTGGACGTGATGAGCATAACAAAAAAGTTGCTCATTTGGCAAAGCTTTTGCTAAATCATGGTGTTCCAAGTGTAGTATCTCTAGTTTCTCCATATTCTGAAAACAGAAAAAATGCCAGAGAAATTATTGATGCTGGAAACCAATTTGCAGAAGTTTATGTGAAATGCTCACTTGCAAAATGTGAAGAAAGAGATGTCAAGGGTATGTATGCCAAGGCACGAAAAGGAGAAATCAAGGGTTTTACAGGCATTGATGATCCTTATGAAGCACCTGAAAATGCTGATTTGGTAATTGATACAGAAAATGAACCTCTTTCTGATAGCGCAAGCAAAGTAAAGGACTTTCTTAAAGAAAGAAACCTACTCTAA
- a CDS encoding SDR family NAD(P)-dependent oxidoreductase, protein MKLSGKVAIVTGGSRGIGFATAKILSENGATVVITAKNQERLEKASLDIPNSIGIVADIRNKEDVKNTVDKTVEKFGKIDILVNNAGIFPKIKELHDIDEDEWNEVLDVNLTGQFRFTKEVIPYLQKTSGSIINISSDAGLKAYQGFNADAYSATKAALILLTKCWALEYAKDKIRVNCICPGVVDTDMTKPFLKTKKDKDFMNAEHPIGRIGQPEEVGKAVLYFASDDALWTTGAILAVDGGESIK, encoded by the coding sequence TTGAAATTATCTGGAAAAGTTGCAATAGTAACAGGTGGAAGTCGTGGAATAGGTTTTGCCACTGCCAAAATTTTATCAGAAAATGGGGCAACGGTGGTAATTACAGCAAAAAATCAGGAAAGACTAGAGAAAGCATCATTAGATATTCCAAATTCTATTGGCATCGTAGCTGACATCAGAAACAAAGAAGATGTAAAAAATACAGTAGATAAAACAGTTGAAAAATTTGGGAAAATAGATATTCTAGTAAATAATGCTGGAATTTTTCCAAAAATTAAGGAATTACATGATATTGATGAAGATGAATGGAATGAAGTTTTGGATGTGAATCTTACTGGACAGTTTAGGTTTACCAAAGAGGTAATTCCTTATCTACAAAAAACATCAGGTTCAATAATTAATATTTCATCAGATGCTGGATTAAAGGCATATCAAGGGTTTAATGCTGATGCGTATTCTGCAACCAAAGCTGCATTGATTTTGTTAACAAAATGCTGGGCACTTGAATATGCTAAAGACAAGATCCGTGTAAATTGTATTTGCCCAGGGGTAGTAGATACAGACATGACAAAACCATTTTTGAAAACCAAAAAAGACAAAGATTTCATGAATGCTGAGCATCCAATTGGTAGAATTGGACAACCTGAGGAAGTAGGAAAAGCTGTGTTGTATTTTGCATCTGATGATGCATTATGGACTACAGGAGCAATTCTTGCTGTGGATGGAGGAGAATCCATAAAATGA
- a CDS encoding ATP/GTP-binding protein, translated as MKTIFVSGTAGSGKSLLTSKLLDYYTKNGAFAAVLNLDPGVESMPYTCDVDVRDYVDIVSIMNQYELGPNGAMIMASDLIASKIDDIQNEVNRINPDYLIVDTPGQIELFAYRSSGRFLVDNISSDEKTNIFLFDGALITTPVNFVSIALLATSIRLRLNLPTINVVTKTDLIEDRLKQILQWSTNLNTLENAISKEADGDTYTLTTSILRGLNLGGFAQGLIPISNVTGDGLVNLEGALSRILNLGEEVED; from the coding sequence TTGAAAACTATTTTTGTTTCTGGTACTGCTGGTTCTGGAAAATCATTGCTTACATCAAAATTATTGGATTATTATACAAAAAATGGTGCTTTTGCTGCCGTCTTGAATTTGGATCCAGGAGTAGAAAGTATGCCCTATACCTGTGATGTCGATGTTAGAGATTATGTGGACATTGTATCAATAATGAATCAATATGAACTTGGCCCAAACGGTGCAATGATTATGGCAAGTGATTTGATTGCATCTAAAATTGACGATATTCAAAATGAAGTAAATAGAATAAATCCAGATTATCTAATTGTTGATACTCCTGGTCAAATAGAACTATTTGCATATCGTTCTAGCGGTCGTTTTCTTGTAGATAATATTTCATCAGATGAAAAAACAAATATTTTTCTTTTTGATGGAGCTTTGATCACTACTCCTGTTAATTTTGTGTCAATTGCACTTCTTGCAACATCAATAAGATTACGTTTGAATTTACCTACAATTAATGTAGTAACAAAAACAGATCTTATTGAAGATAGATTAAAACAAATTCTACAATGGTCTACAAATTTGAATACTTTAGAGAATGCAATTTCTAAAGAGGCAGATGGTGATACCTACACATTAACAACGAGTATTTTACGAGGATTAAATTTAGGAGGATTTGCACAGGGTTTAATCCCAATTTCTAATGTAACAGGAGATGGTTTAGTAAATCTTGAAGGTGCTTTGAGCAGAATTCTTAATTTGGGCGAGGAAGTAGAAGATTAA
- a CDS encoding 7-cyano-7-deazaguanine synthase: MKKAVIVFSGGVDSVCSVSFLKSKYELYGITFSYGQKASNEISAAKTFAKKLGLKQHKIIDIGFMKDLYGNSNVLTSSKKKIPSKFEYSIVVPIRNAVFLSIASAWAFTLNAQLVAYGAHTGDQHYPDCRPNFAKKLEAAFNEGETDGIKSKIRKNIEIWSPYRKGLSKSDLLKSGMKVLGDSIFKTWSCYANKKFHCGICESCNNRKIAFKKAGINDKTRYLK; this comes from the coding sequence ATGAAAAAAGCAGTAATAGTATTTAGCGGAGGAGTAGATTCTGTTTGTTCAGTTTCATTTTTAAAGTCAAAATATGAATTATATGGAATTACATTTTCATATGGACAAAAGGCAAGTAACGAAATTTCTGCTGCAAAAACGTTTGCAAAAAAACTAGGATTAAAGCAGCATAAAATAATTGATATTGGATTTATGAAAGACTTGTATGGGAATTCTAATGTATTAACTAGCTCAAAAAAGAAAATTCCAAGTAAATTTGAGTATTCAATAGTAGTTCCAATTAGAAATGCAGTATTTCTATCGATTGCGTCTGCTTGGGCTTTTACCTTAAATGCACAACTAGTTGCATATGGCGCACATACAGGTGATCAACATTATCCTGATTGTAGACCAAATTTTGCAAAAAAACTAGAAGCAGCATTTAATGAAGGTGAAACAGATGGAATTAAATCGAAAATTCGAAAGAATATAGAAATTTGGTCTCCTTATCGAAAAGGATTATCAAAAAGTGATTTATTAAAATCTGGAATGAAAGTTTTGGGAGATTCTATTTTTAAAACTTGGAGTTGTTATGCAAATAAAAAATTTCATTGCGGGATTTGTGAATCTTGCAATAATAGAAAAATTGCATTTAAAAAAGCAGGTATTAATGATAAAACAAGATATCTAAAATAA
- a CDS encoding homoserine kinase codes for MKSISVKAPSSTANLGPGFDVFGLAIDAFYDEITLTKTKSGITITTEDNIPTSPENNTAGLVVKNMKKKFRIKSGIEIKIKKGIPAGFGMGSSAASAAATAIAFDKLFGLKLDGNTLVEYAGSGEKASAGTIHYDNVAASVLGGFVIVKTNPLDVIRIDPPINLRMCVAVPKLVVPKKKTKVSRGVIPNKVKLTDSILNLSNASAIVAGFMKKDPKMIGNSVKDVIVEPARQHMIPGYAKVKQNALKAGAFGVTISGAGPSIIAFSEKSANLKKISLAMSKGFTSANTECQTIICKPSKGASIKKK; via the coding sequence ATGAAATCAATATCAGTAAAAGCACCATCATCTACTGCCAATTTAGGACCAGGTTTTGATGTATTTGGATTAGCAATTGATGCATTTTATGATGAAATTACATTAACCAAAACTAAAAGTGGGATTACAATAACTACTGAAGATAATATTCCAACAAGCCCTGAAAACAATACTGCAGGATTAGTAGTAAAAAATATGAAAAAAAAATTTAGAATTAAAAGCGGTATTGAAATTAAAATTAAAAAAGGAATTCCTGCAGGGTTTGGAATGGGCAGTAGTGCTGCATCAGCGGCTGCAACTGCAATAGCATTTGACAAATTATTTGGACTAAAACTTGATGGGAACACTTTGGTGGAATATGCAGGTTCTGGTGAAAAAGCTAGTGCTGGAACAATTCACTATGATAATGTAGCCGCATCAGTTTTAGGTGGATTTGTTATAGTTAAGACCAATCCTTTAGATGTAATTCGAATAGATCCGCCAATTAATCTTCGAATGTGTGTTGCAGTTCCAAAACTTGTTGTACCAAAAAAGAAAACCAAGGTGTCAAGAGGAGTAATTCCAAATAAAGTGAAATTAACTGACAGTATTTTGAATTTATCAAATGCATCTGCAATTGTTGCAGGATTTATGAAAAAAGATCCAAAGATGATTGGTAATTCAGTCAAGGATGTAATAGTTGAACCAGCTAGACAGCATATGATCCCAGGTTATGCTAAAGTAAAGCAAAATGCACTAAAGGCAGGTGCATTTGGTGTCACAATTAGTGGCGCAGGACCATCAATTATTGCATTTTCAGAAAAATCTGCTAATTTGAAAAAAATTAGTTTGGCAATGTCTAAAGGATTTACTTCTGCCAATACTGAATGTCAAACAATTATCTGTAAACCAAGTAAAGGTGCATCTATTAAGAAAAAGTGA